The DNA segment GCCTCAAACTTCAACCCAACTGATTGGTATAACTCAGCACCACCCTGTTTTCTGTCCACCAGCGAAATCACTTCGTCAACGATATAACCCGCATCTTTCAGTCGCTCAACTGCTTTCAGCGCCGAACCACCAGTTGTTACCACATCTTCCAAAACTACAACTTTTGCACCTTGCGGTAATTCCGGGCCTTCAATGTAAGCTTTTGTACCGTGCCCTTTCGCTTCCTTGCGGATAATCAAAGCGGGAATCGGACGATTTTCATAAGCAGAAACTACGCTGACGGCGGATACGATCGGATCTGCACCCAAAGTCAAACCTGCTACTGCCTGAGTATCGGTAGGTAGCATAGATAGCAGGATGCGCCCGATCGCCAAAGCGCCATGAGGATGCAGCGTCACCAACTTCCCGTTAATGTAATAAGAGCTACGCTGACCCGAAGACAGCACAAAATCACCCTCTTTATAAGCCAACTGGCAAAACAAATTGAGAAGATGCTGCCTTAATGTTGTTAAATCCAATGTTGCAAAAGCAGCAAACCCAGATGATTCTTCAATTCCACCGATCATCACAATTAATAATTAAGAACA comes from the Leptolyngbyaceae cyanobacterium genome and includes:
- the pyrE gene encoding orotate phosphoribosyltransferase, whose translation is MIGGIEESSGFAAFATLDLTTLRQHLLNLFCQLAYKEGDFVLSSGQRSSYYINGKLVTLHPHGALAIGRILLSMLPTDTQAVAGLTLGADPIVSAVSVVSAYENRPIPALIIRKEAKGHGTKAYIEGPELPQGAKVVVLEDVVTTGGSALKAVERLKDAGYIVDEVISLVDRKQGGAELYQSVGLKFEAVFAIGEIQERYKQLKV